From a single Nicotiana tomentosiformis chromosome 2, ASM39032v3, whole genome shotgun sequence genomic region:
- the LOC104121564 gene encoding pentatricopeptide repeat-containing protein At4g02750-like produces MHELRTFAVCRQISTLSTINLNKTINSFVANGNLKEARKLFDQSAHSRNVVSWNSIIVGYFRHSCTQQAEYLFDGMPHRDVVSWNTMLSGYRNANNPEKVYNCFLHMNRYGGRPNELTFAVAISSFLHKDFKHLVPQLHGLVLSLGISLNIFVGSALMRGYIDLDDYKGLARVFDEILVKDVTPWNVLILGYMKFGCTGEAQRAFDMMPMRNAFTWSTLINGYIENKKLNEARSLFDKMSEKDVVSWTAMIRGYVQYGDFMEALKLFKVMLSSGARPNHFTFSTVLDACAGNSAVLVGNQVHSCILKSGFPLDVVLLTSLVDMYAKCGDIDIAFCIFESIPERNLVAWNSIIGGYARHGLPERAMQEFERMVKSGIRPDEITFINLVYACGHGGLVEEGERIFNSMVTDYGLKAEMEHYACMVDLYGKAGQLEKAEKLIEGMPFKPDVVVWGALLGACGLHSCLELGEIAANGIYTLENDHPAVYSVLSKIYGNKGVCSDITGLEKLMKNWRARKQKAGSWI; encoded by the coding sequence ATGCACGAGCTGCGCACCTTTGCTGTTTGCCGCCAAATTTCTACCCTTTCGACGATTAATTTAAACAAAACGATCAACAGCTTTGTAGCAAACGGAAACCTCAAAGAAGCTCGCAAACTCTTCGATCAAAGCGCCCACTCAAGAAACGTCgtatcatggaattcaattatcGTTGGCTACTTCAGACACAGCTGCACCCAACAAGCCGAGTACCTGTTCGACGGAATGCCTCACCGAGATGTCGTTTCTTGGAACACCATGCTTTCCGGATATCGCAATGCTAACAACCCAGAAAAAGTCTATAATTGCTTTCTGCATATGAACAGATATGGAGGCAGACCCAATGAGCTCACTTTCGCAGTAGCAATTAGCTCCTTCTTGCATAAAGATTTCAAGCATTTGGTCCCACAGCTTCATGGTCTTGTGCTTAGTTTGGGGATAAGTCTCAATATCTTTGTAGGGTCAGCATTGATGAGGGGTTATATTGATTTAGATGATTACAAAGGTTTAGCTCGAGTTTTCGATGAGATTTTGGTTAAAGATGTTACGCCGTGGAACGTGCTGATTTTGGGCTATATGAAATTTGGGTGCACAGGTGAGGCTCAGAGGGCTTTTGATATGATGCCTATGAGAAATGCTTTTACTTGGAGTACTTTGATCAATGGGTACATTGAAAACAAGAAGCTTAATGAAGCTCGGTCCCTTTTTGATAAGATGAGTGAGAAAGATGTGGTTTCTTGGACAGCAATGATAAGAGGGTATGTGCAGTATGGAGACTTTATGGAGGCTTTGAAATTGTTTAAGGTGATGTTGAGCTCAGGAGCTCGTCCTAATCATTTTACATTTTCAACTGTTTTAGATGCCTGCGCTGGTAACTCTGCTGTTCTTGTGGGTAATCAAGTTCACTCTTGCATCTTGAAGTCTGGTTTCCCTCTTGATGTCGTCTTGTTGACCTCCCTTGTTGACATGTATGCAAAATGCGGCGACATTGACATTGCATTCTGCATTTTTGAGTCCATCCCTGAAAGGAATTTGGTAGCTTGGAATTCAATCATTGGGGGTTATGCGAGACACGGGCTTCCAGAGAGGGCAATGCAGGAGTTTGAAAGGATGGTGAAGAGTGGTATTAGGCCTGACGAAATTACTTTTATTAATTTGGTCTATGCATGTGGCCATGGTGGACTAGTCGAAGAAGGTGAGAGAATTTTCAACTCTATGGTAACGGATTACGGTTTGAAAGCAGAGATGGAACACTATGCATGTATGGTGGACTTGTATGGAAAGGCAGGTCAGCTTGAGAAAGCAGAGAAATTGATAGAGGGGATGCCTTTTAAGCCCGATGTGGTGGTCTGGGGGGCGTTGTTGGGAGCCTGTGGCTTGCACTCGTGTCTAGAGCTCGGAGAGATTGCAGCAAATGGAATCTACACATTGGAGAATGACCATCCTGCAGTATATTCTGTTCTTTCTAAAATCTACGGTAACAAAGGAGTGTGCAGTGACATAACTGGTTTGGAGAAGTTGATGAAGAATTGGCGCGCTAGAAAGCAGAAAGCTGGTAGTTGGATTTAA
- the LOC104121562 gene encoding MYB-like transcription factor EOBI, whose product MEEEKATERLYSAQEKVKMTKGGWTLDEDSKLIHYISLLGQGRWDSLAHFAGLKRTGKSCRLRWMNYLRPNLRRGELTPQEQLLILLLHFRYGNRWAKIAEHLPGRTDNEVKNYWRTKVQKHAKQLHCDVNSLQFRDFLHYQWLPRLTEQIRATSSSQEQLMSSSSSFTSHNNTEVLILENSTFLQTGINGSTNITCPINHTPNVAEVTSLIDDSIWNLSSGNRTSGFEDGFSDLSSTDMAVYSNSQDQCHSWASAGSEVLLPDETLGLNDMDLWLFP is encoded by the exons ATGGAGGAGGAGAAAGCAACAGAGAGACTATACAGTGCACAGGAAAAAGTAAAGATGACGAAAGGAGGCTGGACTTTGGATGAAGACTCCAAACTCATCCATTACATCTCCCTACTTGGTCAGGGACGCTGGGATTCCTTGGCTCACTTTGCCG GATTGAAGCGTACAGGTAAGAGCTGCAGATTAAGATGGATGAACTACTTGCGGCCGAATTTACGACGAGGAGAACTTACTCCTCAAGAGCAGCTTCTTATTTTACTCCTTCATTTTCGCTATGGAAATCG ATGGGCAAAGATCGCAGAACACTTGCCAGGTAGAACAGATAACGAGGTTaagaattactggagaacaaAAGTTCAAAAACATGCAAAACAGCTGCATTGCGACGTCAATAGCCTACAGTTTCGAGACTTCCTTCATTATCAATGGCTGCCCAGGTTAACTGAACAAATACGTGCCACGTCATCGTCTCAAGAACAACTCatgtcctcttcttcttcttttacctCTCACAATAACACTGAAGTATTAATATTGGAGAATTCTACTTTTCTTCAAACTGGGATTAATGGATCGACTAACATCACATGTCCTATAAACCACACTCCAAATGTTGCCGAAGTTACGTCACTAATAGATGATAGTATTTGGAACCTCTCGAGCGGTAACAGGACATCTGGATTTGAAGATGGATTTTCTGATCTTTCAAGCACAGATATGGCGGTTTATTCTAATTCTCAGGATCAGTGTCATAGTTGGGCAAGTGCAGGATCAGAAGTATTATTACCAGATGAAACGCTAGGATTGAATGATATGGACCTTTGGCTCTTTCCTTAG
- the LOC138906315 gene encoding secreted RxLR effector protein 161-like codes for MDKAHLLSTPMIVQSLKVNKDPFRPSKEDEELLGPETPYLSAIGALMYLANAIKPDIAFSVNLLARYSSSPTRRHWNGIKHILRYLKGTLDISLFYTNKGSADLVGYADAADADRLQATQ; via the exons atggacaaagcgcacctattgagtacaccaatgattgTTCAATCACTtaaagtgaataaggacccgtttcgACCTTcaaaagaggatgaggaactccttggtcctgaaacaccctatctcagtgcaattggtgcacttatgtatcttgctaatgctataAAGCCTGatatagcattttctgttaatttactagcaagatatagctcttctcctacacggagacattggaatggtattaagcatatattgcgatatttaaagggaactcttgatataaGTTTATTTTAtactaacaaaggtagtgcagatcttgttggttatgcagatgcag CTGATGcagacaggttgcaagcaactcaatga